A region of Etheostoma cragini isolate CJK2018 chromosome 2, CSU_Ecrag_1.0, whole genome shotgun sequence DNA encodes the following proteins:
- the LOC117959922 gene encoding cytochrome P450 2U1 isoform X2 — MVVLNGYEVVKDALSNHPQVFSDRPDIPTITIMTKRKGIVFAPYGQVWKKQRKFCHATLRNFGLGTFSLEPCILRGLATVKTELMRLNGGPGGPGVDLAPLIKNAVSNVICSMILGQSFHHEDHQFRNILDLMDRGLEICVSSPAVLINIIPQLYYFPFGVFKELRQVERDITVFLKRLIANHRETFNPDHPRDLIDMYLKEMSVQEESSFTEDYLFYIIGDLFIAGTDTTANSVLWILLYMVLHPDIQDRVQAEIDEVVGTHRDPSMTDKGSLPFTEATIMEVQRLTVVVPLAIPHMASETIEFRGYTIPKGTLVIPNLWSVHRDPTLWDDPDSFNPGRFLDDEGNLIRIEGFIPFGIGRRMCMGEQLAKMELFLTVTSLLQAFRFRLPEGTPPPTLNGRFGLTHAPFPYTVCAHPRR, encoded by the exons ATGGTTGTGCTTAATGGCTATGAAGTGGTCAAGGATGCGCTGTCAAACCATCCCCAAGTGTTCTCCGACAGACCAGATATCCCTACTATCACTATCATGACGAAGCGCAAAG GAATAGTCTTTGCACCTTATGGGCAAGTGTGGAAAAAGCAGCGCAAATTCTGCCACGCCACCCTCCGAAACTTTGGCCTGGGGACGTTTAGCTTGGAGCCTTGCATCCTTCGAGGCCTGGCTACTGTCAAGACAGAGCTGATGCGACTGAATGGGGGGCCGGGTGGCCCTGGTGTGGACCTGGCCCCGCTGATCAAAAACGCTGTGTCAAATGTCATCTGCTCCATGATCCTGGGCCAGAGCTTCCATCACGAAGACCACCAGTTCCGTAATATTCTGGACCTGATGGATCGTGGGCTGGAGATCTGTGTCTCCAGCCCTGCAGTTTTAATCAACATCATCCCACAGCTGTACTACTTCCCTTTTGGGGTCTTCAAGGAGTTGCGTCAGGTGGAACGAGACATCACAGTGTTTCTGAAGAGGCTTATCGCAAATCACCGGGAAACATTCAATCCTGACCACCCGAGGGATCTTATCGACATGTACTTGAAGGAGATGTCGGTCCAGGAGGAAAGCAGCTTCACAGAAGATTATCTCTTTTATATAATCGGAGATCTCTTCATCGCTGGCACCGACACCACCGCTAATTCTGTGTTATGGATTCTGCTCTACATGGTCTTACACCCTGATATCCAAG ACAGGGTCCAGGCAGAGATTGATGAAGTGGTGGGTACACATCGGGACCCGTCTATGACTGACAAGGGAAGTTTGCCTTTCACTGAAGCCACCATCATGGAGGTGCAGAGACTGACTGTTGTGGTTCCTCTGGCTATTCCTCACATGGCCTCCGAGACAATAG AGTTCAGAGGCTACACTATTCCCAAAGGAACCCTTGTTATTCCCAACCTGTGGTCTGTCCACAGAGATCCCACTCTGTGGGACGACCCGGACAGTTTCAACCCAGGACGCTTCTTGGACGATGAGGGAAATTTGATCCGAATAGAAGGCTTTATACCATTTGGGATTG GTCGCAGGATGTGCATGGGGGAACAGCTGGCGAAGATGGAGCTGTTCCTGACGGTTACCAGCTTACTGCAGGCCTTCAGATTCAGACTGCCAGAGGGAACGCCTCCTCCTACCCTGAACGGACGATTTGGCCTGACACATGCACCATTTCCATACACCGTGTGTGCGCACCCTCGTAGATGA
- the LOC117959922 gene encoding cytochrome P450 2U1 isoform X1 produces the protein MVSLSWLERLSSAEFLLVFLLVFLLVFYLVKVNQKRGELANIPPGPKRWPLVGNFGGFFIPSFIRRWFGQQSDNDALVYLTEKANVYGNVYSLFVGEHLMVVLNGYEVVKDALSNHPQVFSDRPDIPTITIMTKRKGIVFAPYGQVWKKQRKFCHATLRNFGLGTFSLEPCILRGLATVKTELMRLNGGPGGPGVDLAPLIKNAVSNVICSMILGQSFHHEDHQFRNILDLMDRGLEICVSSPAVLINIIPQLYYFPFGVFKELRQVERDITVFLKRLIANHRETFNPDHPRDLIDMYLKEMSVQEESSFTEDYLFYIIGDLFIAGTDTTANSVLWILLYMVLHPDIQDRVQAEIDEVVGTHRDPSMTDKGSLPFTEATIMEVQRLTVVVPLAIPHMASETIEFRGYTIPKGTLVIPNLWSVHRDPTLWDDPDSFNPGRFLDDEGNLIRIEGFIPFGIGRRMCMGEQLAKMELFLTVTSLLQAFRFRLPEGTPPPTLNGRFGLTHAPFPYTVCAHPRR, from the exons ATGGTTTCGCTGTCATGGCTGGAGCGTCTCAGCAGCGCTGAATTCTTGCTAGTGTTCTTGCTAGTGTTCTTGCtagtattttatttagttaaggTTAATCAGAAACGAGGAGAACTGGCAAATATCCCGCCAGGTCCGAAGAGGTGGCCCTTGGTCGGTAACTTCGGCGGCTTTTTCATCCCTTCTTTTATCCGGAGGTGGTTTGGACAGCAATCAGACAACGACGCTTTAGTATATTTAACGGAAAAAGCCAACGTGTATGGTAACGTGTACAGCCTTTTTGTAGGGGAACATTTGATGGTTGTGCTTAATGGCTATGAAGTGGTCAAGGATGCGCTGTCAAACCATCCCCAAGTGTTCTCCGACAGACCAGATATCCCTACTATCACTATCATGACGAAGCGCAAAG GAATAGTCTTTGCACCTTATGGGCAAGTGTGGAAAAAGCAGCGCAAATTCTGCCACGCCACCCTCCGAAACTTTGGCCTGGGGACGTTTAGCTTGGAGCCTTGCATCCTTCGAGGCCTGGCTACTGTCAAGACAGAGCTGATGCGACTGAATGGGGGGCCGGGTGGCCCTGGTGTGGACCTGGCCCCGCTGATCAAAAACGCTGTGTCAAATGTCATCTGCTCCATGATCCTGGGCCAGAGCTTCCATCACGAAGACCACCAGTTCCGTAATATTCTGGACCTGATGGATCGTGGGCTGGAGATCTGTGTCTCCAGCCCTGCAGTTTTAATCAACATCATCCCACAGCTGTACTACTTCCCTTTTGGGGTCTTCAAGGAGTTGCGTCAGGTGGAACGAGACATCACAGTGTTTCTGAAGAGGCTTATCGCAAATCACCGGGAAACATTCAATCCTGACCACCCGAGGGATCTTATCGACATGTACTTGAAGGAGATGTCGGTCCAGGAGGAAAGCAGCTTCACAGAAGATTATCTCTTTTATATAATCGGAGATCTCTTCATCGCTGGCACCGACACCACCGCTAATTCTGTGTTATGGATTCTGCTCTACATGGTCTTACACCCTGATATCCAAG ACAGGGTCCAGGCAGAGATTGATGAAGTGGTGGGTACACATCGGGACCCGTCTATGACTGACAAGGGAAGTTTGCCTTTCACTGAAGCCACCATCATGGAGGTGCAGAGACTGACTGTTGTGGTTCCTCTGGCTATTCCTCACATGGCCTCCGAGACAATAG AGTTCAGAGGCTACACTATTCCCAAAGGAACCCTTGTTATTCCCAACCTGTGGTCTGTCCACAGAGATCCCACTCTGTGGGACGACCCGGACAGTTTCAACCCAGGACGCTTCTTGGACGATGAGGGAAATTTGATCCGAATAGAAGGCTTTATACCATTTGGGATTG GTCGCAGGATGTGCATGGGGGAACAGCTGGCGAAGATGGAGCTGTTCCTGACGGTTACCAGCTTACTGCAGGCCTTCAGATTCAGACTGCCAGAGGGAACGCCTCCTCCTACCCTGAACGGACGATTTGGCCTGACACATGCACCATTTCCATACACCGTGTGTGCGCACCCTCGTAGATGA
- the sgms2a gene encoding phosphatidylcholine:ceramide cholinephosphotransferase 2 → MASQELVDAKDSAANSLNPGMEAGAAPSNGKNCPVHTPGGEDTKRGFRKGIGRHNDYVKISVPESKINRLPMEWWKTALAFLYAGCNLVLTTVVITIVHERVPPKESSPPLPDKFFDYIDRVKWAFTVTEINGMVLLAIWMIQLFFFRYRSIASRRFFFLIGTLYLYRCVTMYITTLPVPGMHMTCAPKLHGDSHAKMQRILRLISGGGLSITNSHLLCGDFLYSGHTVMLTLTYLFIKEYSPRSFWWYHLMCWLLSAVGVVCILVAHEHYSVDVVVAYFITSRLFWWYHTMANLQTLKCSPNNYLTNTWWNPLFNFMERNVQTSVPCSYSWPITWPPACLKNPCKKYSMVQSTREE, encoded by the exons ATGGCATCACAGGAGCTTGTGGATGCGAAAGACTCTGCAGCTAATAGTCTAAACCCAGGAATGGAGGCTGGTGCTGCGCCCAGCAATGGTAAAAACTGTCCTGTCCACACACCTGGGGGAGAGGATACAAAGAGGGGCTTTCGGAAAGGCATAGGGAGGCATAATGACTATGTGAAGATTTCCGTGCCAGAGTCCAAGATAAATCGTCTGCCCATGGAGTGGTGGAAGACAGCTTTGGCCTTCTTGTATGCTGGCTGTAACCTGGTCCTGACAACAGTCGTCATCACTATAGTCCACGAGAGGGTCCCCCCCAAAGAAAGCAGCCCGCCTCTTCCGGATAAGTTTTTTGACTATATTGACAGGGTCAAATGGGCATTTACAGTGACAGAGATCAATGGCATGGTGCTGCTggccatttggatgatccagttGTTCTTCTTCAGATACAG GTCAATAGCAAGCAGGCGGTTCTTCTTCCTCATTGGCACCCTGTACTTGTACCGCTGTGTCACCATGTACATCACCACCCTGCCTGTGCCTGGCATGCATATGACTTGTGCTCCTAAG CTCCACGGAGACTCCCATGCAAAAATGCAGCGAATTCTTCGTCTGATTTCAGGTGGAGGTCTGTCTATTACAAACTCCCACCTCTTGTGTGGAGACTTCCTCTACAGTGGACACACCGTGATGCTCACCCTCACCTACCTATTCATCAAGGAGT ACTCGCCGCGGTCGTTTTGGTGGTACCATCTGATGTGCTGGCTGCTGAGTGCCGTGGGTGTGGTGTGCATCTTGGTAGCACATGAGCACTACAGTGTGGATGTGGTCGTGGCCTATTTTATCACCTCCCGCCTGTTCTGGTGGTACCACACCATGGCCAATTTACAG ACTCTGAAATGCTCGCCCAACAACTACCTCACCAACACTTGGTGGAACCCCCTGTTCAACTTCATGGAGAGGAACGTCCAAACCTCGGTGCCATGCTCTTACAGTTGGCCCATCACCTGGCCTCCTGCCTGCCTTAAGAACCCCTGCAAGAAGTACTCCATGGTACAGAGCACACGAGAGGAGTGA